Part of the Rhizobium viscosum genome is shown below.
GAACGATGAAGACGAAGCGGAGTCCGAGATCGGCAAGCACGGGACCGACGATATTCGGCAGGATTTCCGAGCGGATCAGATAAAGGGTGCTTTCGCCGCGGATGCGGGCGACGGTGATGAAGTCCATGGAATTGACGTTGACGGCGAGCGCCCGCGCGAAACGGTAGGAGCCGGGAATATAAATCACCGAAAGCGTCAGGATCAGCACCGGGATCGACGACCCGACGGCTGCGACCACGACTAGGCCGAAGAGCTTGCTCGGGATGGAATTCAAGGCATCGAGAAAGCGGGAGAGCAGCGTATCGAGCCAGCCTCCGGCAACGGCCGCGATCATGCCGAGCACGACGCCGCTGAAGCAGGCGATCGTCACGGCCGCAAGCGAGATGCCGACCGTATAACGCGCGCCCATGAGGATACGCGAGAAGACATCGCGGCCGAGATAGTCCGATCCCATCCAGAACTGCTGGGATATCGGACCGAAATAATCGTAATCAACGATTTCGCCCACGGGGTAGGGGACGAGCAAATGCGCGAAGATCGCGATAAAGGCCCAGAAGAGGATGACGGCAAGGCCCACGAAGCCGACCAGGTTGAAGCGGTAGCCGAGCCGGCGCGTCATGGCGGGCCGCTGTTCGATATGGGATGTCATCGCAGCCTCGGATTGGAAAGAATGGCAATGATATCGGCGAGCGTGATGAGGATGAGGTAGCCGACGCAGAAGATCATAGCGCAGGTCTGAATGAGCGGCAGGTCGCGCGTGGCCACCGCATCCACCATCAGTTTGGCAATGCCGGGATAGTTGAAGATAGTCTCGACGATGATGACCCCGCCCAGCAGATAGGATAGCGAAAGCGCGATCGCATTGACGATCGGACCAAGGGCGTTCGGCAATGCATGTTTCAAAACAATGCGACTGCGGGAGGCGCCTTTCAGCAACGCCATTTCGGCATAGGGCGTGTTCAAGGTTTCAACCACGGCAGCTCGCGTCATCCGGATCATCTGCGCCGATACACCGAAAGTCAGTGTAATCACCGGCATCGCATAGACCCGCAGCATATCGGTGAAGGTTTTCGCTTCATTCGTAAGGGAAATTGCCGGGAGCCACTGCAGATAGACCGCAAAGAACAGGACCGCCGATGTTGCAATCATGAATTCGGGCACGGAGATCACGCCAATCGTAAGCACGGTGACCGTCCGATCATAGAGCGAGCCACGCATCATGGCGGCCGTGATGCCGAGCGTCAGCGCGATCGGAACCGCGAACAAGGCGGTTATGCCGGCGAGTTTCATAGAGTTCACGAAACGCCCTCCGATCAAGTCGGCGATTGGCATGTCGTTGGCGTAAGAGGTGCCGAGGTCGCCGGACAGCAGTCCCGTCATCCAGTAGACGAAACGCAGGAAGGCCGGCTCGTCGAGATGCATGGCCTTGCGTAGCCCCTCGACCGCCTCCGGTGTCGCGGCCTGCCCGAGCAGGATCGACGCCGTGTCACCGGGAAGCATCGTCGTTGCGAAAAACACCGCGAAGGAGACGATCAGAAGCGTGACTGCGGAGATGAACAGTCGACTGGCAATAAGAGACAGGACGTGATTCTTCATATGCAGACCTCCCGTCGGCCGTTGGCTGACAGTATATCACGAAAACAGGCGGACGACCGGGGGCTTGTCGCCCCCGGCATGTGCCGATCAGCCTTCCAGCCAGATATATTCCGGGAAGGAGTAGCCCATCATGCCGCCGAGCGGGTTGGTCTCGAGTCCCTTGATCTTGGAGGACACCGCATCGACGTTGGAGAGGTAAGCCGGAATGATGGTGCCGGCTTCTTCCGACACCATGACCTGCATCTCGTTGTAGATCTCGCGGCGCTTGGCCTGGTCGAGCGAGCCGCGCGCTTCGAGCAGCATCCGGTCGAATTTTTCCGACTTGTATTGGCTCTCGTTCCATGGCGCATCGGATGCATAGAGGAGCGAGAACAGGATGTCAGGTGTCGGCCGCGGATTGATATTGCCGAAATGGATTGGCGCCTTGAGCCAGTAGTTGTCCCAATAGCCGTCGGACGGTACACGCTGCACGTCGAACTTCATGCCGATTTCTGCGCCGGCGGCCTGGACAATCATGGCCATGTCGATTGCCGAATTCGCTGCATCGGACGCGATCACCGGGATCGACTGACCGAGAAGGCCGGCTTTCTCGAAGAGGAACTTTGCTTTTTCGGGATCGAACGCTTTCGGTTTCAGGTCTGCATTGTAATAGAAGTTGGACGGTGAGATCGGCTGATCATTTCCGATCTCGGCAAGCCCGCGCAAGGCCGATTTTTGAATCTGCTCGCGATTGATCAGATACTTCATACCTTCCACGAAGCCCCTCTTGTCGCCGGGCGCTGTGTCCAGGCGGATATTCAGGTTCGTGTAATTGCCGGCGGTCGTCTTATTGAGGAAGAATCCTTCCTTGCCATCCACGAGGCGCACGGAGCGTGGATTGATGGCGGCGGCGAGATGGATGTCGCCCGAGAGCAATGCATTGACGCGGGCGTTGTCCTCGGCGATCGCGAAGAATTCGAACGAGTCAACGTTCGGATGGTTAGGCTTCCAATAATTCTTGTTCTTCAGGCCGACCGAGCGAACACCGGGCTCGAAGACCTCGCGGACGAAAGCGCCGGTACCGTTGCCCTTGGAGAAGTCGGTCGTGCCGTCGGCGACGATCATGAAATGGTGCATGCCGAGGATCATCGGCAGGTCGGCATTCGCGTTTTCCAGCGTGATCTCGACCGTCAATTTGTCGACGGCCTTGAAACCGGTCATCTGCTTGGCGATCTTGGCGACCTTTGAGCCGACCGCCGGGTCGAGATGACGCTTCATCGAGAAGACGACGTCGTCGGCCGTAAGCGGCTTGCCGTCGTGGAAGGTGACGCCGCTGCGCAGCTTGATCGTCCAGACCTTTGCGTCCTTGCTTTCGACCGACTCGGCGAGCTCCATTCGCGGCGTGCCATCGGACTGGATATAGGTGAGGCGATTGTAGAATGCGCAGCAGCGCACATAGTCGGTCGAAAGCGAAGCTTTCGCCGGGTCGAGCGTGTCGGCCGTCGAGGACGACCAGCCGGCCGCCTTGAGGGCGCCGCCGGCAACGGGCGTGGCCGCTACCGCCTGCGAGGCGCGGCCGAGGATGAGGCCGCCCGCAGACATGGCGACGCCGCCGGCCAGCATCAGTTGAAGAAGTTCGCGACGGGTCGCGCCGCGGCGGATGGCGTTTTCGATCATTGCGTCGTCCGACGCGGTCCAGTTGTTGATTTTATCGCTCATGTCATTCCCCTTTTGTCGTCCGGTTGGGGGCTGCCCGTCTTTGCGAGCTTGGCCCGAGGTTGCATTGCTTTGAGATCAATTTCGCGCAGCGGCCACCGCTTCGGCGAGGCCGGCCATCGAGGTGAAGTGATAGTCGGGCTCGGTGAATTCGGCCGGCTCGATGGTGCCGCCATATCCCTTCTGCGCATGGCGGCGCTCGATCCAGCAATTGGTCATGCCGAGCGCGCGCGAGATGCCGATGTCATGATATTGGCTCTGCGCCACGTGCAGAATATCACTTTTGGATGCGCCTTCGCCGGCCACGAAATCGAAGACGCTCTCGAAGAAAGCCGGATCCGGCTTTTCCGTTCCGGTATCGTCGGCCGTGAAAACGGCATGGAACGGGTTGCCGAGCTCGGCGGAGAAATGGTCGAAGGCCCAGCTCCGGGCATTGGTCATGGCGATCAGCCGGTAGTCGCGGGCAAGCCGCGCCATGGCCGCCGCGCTGTCGGGAAATGCCTTCCATGTCCTGGCGGAATCGCGCAGCCGTTCGCCATAGACCTTCTCGACGGGCAGGCCGAGATCGGGCGCGATGACGAGATAAACGCGCACGAGATCGTCGGGGAAGAGGATAGCATCCTCGTTGTAGCGGGCGGCGCGATAAAGCGTCAGCGCCTGCTCGCCGTCGATAGTCACACCCGCCTCGGCGGCGATCTCCTGGAGGCAGGACTTCAGGCCGCTCTCGAAATCGATCAAGGTCCCGACGACGTCGAAACTCATATATTTGAATTCAGGCAGAGACTTCGTCATGTCGTGTCCCCAGTGTCGGGCGCAGGCCGCTTCAGCCGCGGCCGCTTCGCAAAAATCTATCTCGTTCCCAAGCCCGGTTTTCCCGGGTTTCTTATGATGAGCCCCCTATTTTAAAGGGGCGCTTGGCTTCTGCTCATCTGGAGTTTGGCACCTTCTCGGCACGGATTGCGCCGAATAGGCGCCGTGATGCGGCACAAAATTCTGAATATCGGCATCCCGCAGTATTTCCTCGGTCGAGGTTCAATCCCTCAGCGCCCGCCTGACGTCGGGGTCCTCCAATGTCTGGTCGAGCGTCTTGGCGGTCCGTTCCAGGATCGCGTCGATATCGGCATCGGTGCAGCAGAGCGGCGGGGCATAGCCGATAACGCCGTTGGCGAAGGCGCGGATCACCAGGCCGTTCTCCCAGGCGCGGTCGAAAATGCGCCGCGCGGGCTGCGCTTCGGCGGGAAGCGGCGTGCGGGCCGTCTTGTCGGTCACGAGTTCGATTGCCGCCAGCATGCCGCGTCCGCGCACATCGCCGACCAGAGGATGGTCCTTCAACGCCTCGAGCCCCGCCATCAGCCGGGCGCCGGCCTTGACACCGTTCTCCAGCAGGCCGTTCTCGTAGAGCTTCAGCACCTCGAGGGCGACGGCGGCGCTGACCGGATGGGCGGAATAAGTATAGCCGTGACCGATCGCCGAAGCGCCAGCGCCCTCGGCGATCACCTGATAGACATGGTCGGCCATGAAGACGGCACCCATCGGCACATAGCCCGATGTCAGCCCCTTGGCTGTCGTCATGAAATCGGGAACGACCTCCTCCTGCGAGCAGGCAAAGAGCGGTCCGGTGCGGCCGAAGCCGGTGATCACCTCATCAGCGACAAAGAGAATATCGAGCTCGCGGCAGAGGTCGCGCATAGCCTTGAGCCAGCCGTTCGGCGGAACGATGACGCCGCCGGAGCCCTGGATCGGCTCGGCATAGAATGCGGCGACGCGATCCGCGCCGATCGCCTCGACCTTGGCCCGCAAAGCGGCAAGCGATGCCGCGATGATCGCCTGCGGATCGTCGCCGGCCGGATTGCGGTAAGGATAGGGCGACGGAATCTTATGCTGCCAGTCGAAAGGAATGCCGAAGCCGTCATGGAAGACGGGCAGCGCGGTCAGGCCCGCACCGACCGTCGAGGAGCCGTGATAGCCCTGCTCGATCGAGATGAACTGGTCGCGCTGCGGCTTTCCGCGCGCGTTCCAGTAGTAGCGGATGAAGCGGACCGTGCTGTCGACGGCGTCGGAGCCGCCGAGCGTGAAATAGATGTGGCTCAGATCTCCGGGCGCCCGCTCGGCAAGCTCGGCGGCAAGGCGGATGGCCGGTTCCGAACCCAAGCCGAAATAGGCCGTCGCATAAGGCAGTTCGCGCATCTGGCGCGTCGCCGCCGCGACGATCGACTCGTGACCATAGCCGGCATTGACGCACCAGAGGCCGGCAAAGCCGTCGATCAGTTGGCGGCCGTAAGCATCGGTGACCGTCGCGCCCTTGGCGGAGGCGAGAACCCGCACGCCCTGCGCTTCATGGCCGCGATAAGAGGCAACCGGATGAACGAGATGAGCGCGGTCGAGCTCGATGAGGGAATTTCTGTACATGAACGTCTCCTGCCTCAGCCGAGGGCCTGATTGACGAGTGCGAAAGTGGCGGCGGCCGGATAGGCGGCGCGCGGGGTTAGCGGCTTTGCCATGGCGATGCCGCCGCCGACATGGGCGAGGCCTTGCGCGGCGAGCCAGGGGGCAAGCCCGGTATCGGAAGTCGTGTCGATACGCAAAAACCGTCCGGGGCGGCGGGCGATGAAATGCGCGGCGAGAGCCTTGGCGTCATCGAGGCCGCCGGCAACGACAGGACCGATGACTTCGCCGCGGCCGAAAGCGCGCAGCACGGCAAAGCCGCAGATGCGACCGCCGCGGCGCATTACCGCGACGTCGCCGATTTTGGCGAGATAGGCGATCAATCGCCTGCGATCGGCGCCGAAGGCGCAACGGTCGAGTTCGATGATTGCATCGATGTCGGCGCCGGTCGCGGCTTCCGTTCCCGGCAAAGCAGCGACCTCTCCCGCAACGCCCTGATACTGCAGGATCGTGCCCGTCTGCGCAAAGCCGAGTTTTTCATAAAGCGGCAACCCCTCTTTCGTCGCGACCAAGCGGAGAGGCCGGCTGCCGGCGGTCTCCAATGCGGCATCCATCAGCCTGCGGCCGACGCCGCGTCCACGCATCGCCGCGTCGACGATCACCATGTTGATGGTGGCGCAGTCGGCCGCGTACATGGTCGTCAGCGCTGTTCCGACGACGCGGCCCGCTTCGATCGCAACCACACCTTCGCTGAGAGCAAGCGCCATCTGCCAGTCTTCCAGCCGGTGCGGCCAGCCCGCCTGCCGGGAGAGGGAGACCGCCGCTTCCAGGTGTTCGGGGCCGAAGGCCGCAAGGTCGATCTGACTTGTCTGCATTGGGATGTCCTTCATCTCTTGCCGGCAAGTGTGATGCAGTATCGACCGGCAGATTGTCTGAAGGCCACGATCCCGGCAGTATCTTATAGCGTTGGTCGGACGCTCCGCCGCATCTTATGCTGGCAGGCGCGCATGCTTCGCAAATCCCTCGGCCGAAACGAACAGCCGCGGCGGCGGCCATGCGCAACCTTCTGCCAAAGCCGGCTCAGGATACGAAACATTCTGCTTTGCCGGTCCGGATTTCAGTCGAGCGGACGTCCGCACCGCGGCCTATGATGAGGGCAGACGAAACAACTGGAAACGCTCAGGATACCGTCATGGCTCACTTCCGTCCGAAATACATTACCTTCGATTGCTACGGCACGCTGACCAACTTTCAAATGGCGGAAGCGGCCCGCGATCTCTATGGCGAACAGCTCGACGAGGCGCGCATGGTGGAGTTCATCAAGAACTTCGCAGCCTATCGCCTCGACGAAATCCTCGGCGACTGGAAGCCCTATAAAGAAGTGGTGCACAATTCTCTCGAACGGGCCTGCAAGCGCAACGGCATAATATTCCGCGAGGAAGCCGCGCGCATGGTCTATGAGCGCGTGCCGACCTGGGGGCCGCATGCCGACGTCCCGGCCGGTCTTTCGAAGGTTGCCAAGGAAATTCCGCTGGTAATCCTGTCCAACGCAATGAACGTGCAGATCATGTCGAACGTAGAGAAACTCGGAGCGCCGTTCTATGCGGTCTATACCGCAGAGCAGGCCAATGCCTACAAGCCGCGCTTCCAGGCCTTCGAATACATGTTCGACATGCTGGGCTGCGGCCCCGAAGACATCCTCCATTGCTCCTCGTCCTTCCGCTACGACCTGATGTCGGCCCATGATCTCGGGATCAAGAACAAGGTCTGGGTCAATCGTGGCCACGAGCCTGCCAACCCCTATTACGGCTATGTCGAGATTCCCGATATTTCGGGTCTGCCCGGCGTCGTTGGGCTTTGAGGACGCGAGGCGATGAAGCTTCAATCCTACTGGCACGATACCGCTCCGGCTTTCGCCAATGCGGCGCAGGGGCCTGTCGAAGGTCACTATGACGTCGCGGTCATCGGCGCCGGCTTTACGGGGCTTGCCGCGGCGCGCCAGCTCGCCAAGGCGGGTGCGCGCGCCATCGTGCTGGAGGCTGAGAGGGTCGGCTGGGGAGCATCCGGGCGCAATGGCGGCCATCTCAACAACGGCCTTGCCCACAGCTTCATCGGCGCCAAGGCCGAACTCGGCAAGGAGCGCGCCATCGCGCTCTACCAGGCACTCGACGCCTCGATCGACACGATCGAGGCGATCGTCGCCGAGGAGGAGATCGACTGCAATTTCCGCCGCGCCGGGAAACTCAAGCTCGCCTCCAAGCCACAGCATTTCGATGCGATCGCCCGCAATTTCGAGGCTGTTCACGCCGAAGTGGATCCCGAGACGGCCCTGCTGTCGGCAAGCGAACTGAAAAACGAGGTCGGCGCGACCTTTCATGGCGCGATGCTGTCGAAGAAAAGCGCCATGATGCATATGGGGCGCTATGTCGTCGGGCTGGCGGAAGCGGCCGGACGCCATGGCGCGATCATCGTTGAAAACGCTGCTGTCACCGACCATCGCCGGGCGGATGGCAGACATGTGCTGAAGACCGCCAAGGGCGTCGTGACGGCGGATCAGGTGCTGATCGCAACGGGCGCCTATACGACGCCCAACTTCGGCTATTTCCGCCGCCGCATCATCCCGGTCGGCAGCTTCATCATCGCAACCCGGCCGCTGACGCAAGCGGAGATCGCGGCGACCATGCCCGGCAACCGCACCTGCGTGAACTCGATGAATATCGGCAATTACTGGCGGCTGGCACCCGACAACCGGCTGATCTTCGGGGGCAGGGCACGCTTCTCCGCCGCCTCGGATCAG
Proteins encoded:
- a CDS encoding ABC transporter permease, coding for MTSHIEQRPAMTRRLGYRFNLVGFVGLAVILFWAFIAIFAHLLVPYPVGEIVDYDYFGPISQQFWMGSDYLGRDVFSRILMGARYTVGISLAAVTIACFSGVVLGMIAAVAGGWLDTLLSRFLDALNSIPSKLFGLVVVAAVGSSIPVLILTLSVIYIPGSYRFARALAVNVNSMDFITVARIRGESTLYLIRSEILPNIVGPVLADLGLRFVFIVLLLSGLSFLGLGVQPPYADWGALVRENIGGLPFGAPAVMFPSLAIASLTISVNLLIDNLPQKIRDRSE
- a CDS encoding HAD-IA family hydrolase; its protein translation is MTKSLPEFKYMSFDVVGTLIDFESGLKSCLQEIAAEAGVTIDGEQALTLYRAARYNEDAILFPDDLVRVYLVIAPDLGLPVEKVYGERLRDSARTWKAFPDSAAAMARLARDYRLIAMTNARSWAFDHFSAELGNPFHAVFTADDTGTEKPDPAFFESVFDFVAGEGASKSDILHVAQSQYHDIGISRALGMTNCWIERRHAQKGYGGTIEPAEFTEPDYHFTSMAGLAEAVAAARN
- a CDS encoding ABC transporter substrate-binding protein; translation: MSDKINNWTASDDAMIENAIRRGATRRELLQLMLAGGVAMSAGGLILGRASQAVAATPVAGGALKAAGWSSSTADTLDPAKASLSTDYVRCCAFYNRLTYIQSDGTPRMELAESVESKDAKVWTIKLRSGVTFHDGKPLTADDVVFSMKRHLDPAVGSKVAKIAKQMTGFKAVDKLTVEITLENANADLPMILGMHHFMIVADGTTDFSKGNGTGAFVREVFEPGVRSVGLKNKNYWKPNHPNVDSFEFFAIAEDNARVNALLSGDIHLAAAINPRSVRLVDGKEGFFLNKTTAGNYTNLNIRLDTAPGDKRGFVEGMKYLINREQIQKSALRGLAEIGNDQPISPSNFYYNADLKPKAFDPEKAKFLFEKAGLLGQSIPVIASDAANSAIDMAMIVQAAGAEIGMKFDVQRVPSDGYWDNYWLKAPIHFGNINPRPTPDILFSLLYASDAPWNESQYKSEKFDRMLLEARGSLDQAKRREIYNEMQVMVSEEAGTIIPAYLSNVDAVSSKIKGLETNPLGGMMGYSFPEYIWLEG
- a CDS encoding NAD(P)/FAD-dependent oxidoreductase, whose translation is MKLQSYWHDTAPAFANAAQGPVEGHYDVAVIGAGFTGLAAARQLAKAGARAIVLEAERVGWGASGRNGGHLNNGLAHSFIGAKAELGKERAIALYQALDASIDTIEAIVAEEEIDCNFRRAGKLKLASKPQHFDAIARNFEAVHAEVDPETALLSASELKNEVGATFHGAMLSKKSAMMHMGRYVVGLAEAAGRHGAIIVENAAVTDHRRADGRHVLKTAKGVVTADQVLIATGAYTTPNFGYFRRRIIPVGSFIIATRPLTQAEIAATMPGNRTCVNSMNIGNYWRLAPDNRLIFGGRARFSAASDQRSDAKSGAILRESLSRIFPQLADVEIDYCWGGLVDMTKDRYPRAGYQDGAWFAMGYSGHGAQLSTHLGMMIADAILGRPDHNPLKGLEWPAVPGHFGKPWFLPLVGLYYKMLDKVQ
- a CDS encoding GNAT family N-acetyltransferase gives rise to the protein MQTSQIDLAAFGPEHLEAAVSLSRQAGWPHRLEDWQMALALSEGVVAIEAGRVVGTALTTMYAADCATINMVIVDAAMRGRGVGRRLMDAALETAGSRPLRLVATKEGLPLYEKLGFAQTGTILQYQGVAGEVAALPGTEAATGADIDAIIELDRCAFGADRRRLIAYLAKIGDVAVMRRGGRICGFAVLRAFGRGEVIGPVVAGGLDDAKALAAHFIARRPGRFLRIDTTSDTGLAPWLAAQGLAHVGGGIAMAKPLTPRAAYPAAATFALVNQALG
- a CDS encoding haloacid dehalogenase type II — translated: MAHFRPKYITFDCYGTLTNFQMAEAARDLYGEQLDEARMVEFIKNFAAYRLDEILGDWKPYKEVVHNSLERACKRNGIIFREEAARMVYERVPTWGPHADVPAGLSKVAKEIPLVILSNAMNVQIMSNVEKLGAPFYAVYTAEQANAYKPRFQAFEYMFDMLGCGPEDILHCSSSFRYDLMSAHDLGIKNKVWVNRGHEPANPYYGYVEIPDISGLPGVVGL
- a CDS encoding ABC transporter permease; the encoded protein is MKNHVLSLIASRLFISAVTLLIVSFAVFFATTMLPGDTASILLGQAATPEAVEGLRKAMHLDEPAFLRFVYWMTGLLSGDLGTSYANDMPIADLIGGRFVNSMKLAGITALFAVPIALTLGITAAMMRGSLYDRTVTVLTIGVISVPEFMIATSAVLFFAVYLQWLPAISLTNEAKTFTDMLRVYAMPVITLTFGVSAQMIRMTRAAVVETLNTPYAEMALLKGASRSRIVLKHALPNALGPIVNAIALSLSYLLGGVIIVETIFNYPGIAKLMVDAVATRDLPLIQTCAMIFCVGYLILITLADIIAILSNPRLR
- a CDS encoding aspartate aminotransferase family protein, with the protein product MYRNSLIELDRAHLVHPVASYRGHEAQGVRVLASAKGATVTDAYGRQLIDGFAGLWCVNAGYGHESIVAAATRQMRELPYATAYFGLGSEPAIRLAAELAERAPGDLSHIYFTLGGSDAVDSTVRFIRYYWNARGKPQRDQFISIEQGYHGSSTVGAGLTALPVFHDGFGIPFDWQHKIPSPYPYRNPAGDDPQAIIAASLAALRAKVEAIGADRVAAFYAEPIQGSGGVIVPPNGWLKAMRDLCRELDILFVADEVITGFGRTGPLFACSQEEVVPDFMTTAKGLTSGYVPMGAVFMADHVYQVIAEGAGASAIGHGYTYSAHPVSAAVALEVLKLYENGLLENGVKAGARLMAGLEALKDHPLVGDVRGRGMLAAIELVTDKTARTPLPAEAQPARRIFDRAWENGLVIRAFANGVIGYAPPLCCTDADIDAILERTAKTLDQTLEDPDVRRALRD